A stretch of DNA from Coccidioides posadasii str. Silveira chromosome 4, complete sequence:
GTTCCGATTGTCGTGCCGGATGCCATCATCGGGAGGCGCATTTCACTGTTTGATTCGACAAAATCCGGGGTCATGAGAGAGATCGACTCTTCCACATGCCGTCCAGGCTTGTTTGCACTGGGACCGTCTCCAGTGGAAGCAATTTTGCACTGATTTGTATCAGGAGCAGCCAATAGGATGCAGGGGGTGTTGGAGCGTCATGTTTGCCTCGTTTGCCGTGTTTGCAAATGATCCCAATTCCGCGAATTCGAGTGAAAAAGCCTAGGTAGGTTGGGGAGAACAAGCGGCAATTTATCGACACTGACCGTGACATCGGATATTTAGCTATTTACTGTCTGCGCTGTGAAGGGATTGTGAATCATGAGTTTCGGAAGTCCTGGCGGTCGATCCATCAATATCAAGCCGACACCGTAAGCTCCATTCGCTCCCTATCATTGTGTGCTCGACCGCTAATGCAATGCCAATATAGACCGGAACGGGGTAGCTTTCCGCTTGATCATGATGGTTCGTTTTCCTCTTCCTGTCCCAACTATTGCCGCGCGTGGAACGTTTTCGACCCGCGGTAGTGGTGGAAACTCCACCTTGCTTACCTCTCACGTTTCTTGACCATAGGAGAATGCAAATACTTGATCGCATCATATCTACATTGTTTAAAATCGGTCGGCGGCGTCAACGATGAAAGATGTCGAAAGCTGGCCAAAGGATACTTGAACTGTCGGATGGAAAAGTACGTTTTTTCAGGCC
This window harbors:
- the COX19 gene encoding Cytochrome c oxidase assembly protein cox19 (EggNog:ENOG41KOG3477~COG:O~BUSCO:16480at33183); this translates as MSFGSPGGRSINIKPTPPERGSFPLDHDGECKYLIASYLHCLKSVGGVNDERCRKLAKGYLNCRMENNLMAPDDFKNLGLEFNDDAPKSEQKPETTAKTKQAPSTK